The uncultured Fusobacterium sp. genome has a segment encoding these proteins:
- a CDS encoding histidinol-phosphatase HisJ family protein, producing the protein MFISDYHIHSEFSGDSNQNMKEIFDKAISLNLEEVAITDHLEYDIEGMTEKWVLNLEKYVKKVLEYKEMYKGKLDIKLGVEVGIQPHTREHLENEVSKYPFDFVIASTHAINRYDLAWGELQKDRNKEQLQKLYFETVLDNVKKYNKFSVYGHMDFITRYGGEQYRGLEYKKNFDLIDEILKTLISKGKGLEINTSGYRYKEDRFYPCTDILKRYFELGGEILTIGSDSHIKEHLTMDFNIVYDFLKSIGVKYICSFDKMNPVFKKLK; encoded by the coding sequence ATGTTTATAAGTGATTACCATATTCATAGTGAATTTTCTGGGGATTCAAATCAAAATATGAAGGAGATTTTTGATAAAGCAATATCTTTAAATCTAGAAGAAGTGGCTATAACTGACCATTTGGAATATGATATAGAGGGAATGACAGAGAAATGGGTTTTAAATTTGGAAAAATATGTAAAAAAAGTCTTAGAATATAAAGAGATGTATAAAGGAAAATTGGATATAAAATTAGGAGTGGAAGTTGGAATACAACCACATACAAGAGAACATTTAGAAAATGAGGTGTCAAAATATCCATTTGATTTTGTAATAGCTTCAACTCATGCTATAAATAGATATGATTTAGCTTGGGGGGAGTTACAAAAAGATAGAAATAAAGAGCAACTTCAAAAATTATATTTTGAAACAGTTTTAGATAATGTAAAAAAATATAATAAGTTTTCAGTCTATGGGCATATGGACTTTATAACAAGATATGGTGGAGAGCAATACAGAGGATTAGAGTATAAGAAAAATTTTGACTTGATAGATGAAATTTTGAAAACTTTAATATCAAAGGGAAAAGGACTTGAAATTAATACTTCTGGTTATAGATATAAAGAGGATAGATTCTATCCTTGTACAGATATTTTAAAAAGATATTTTGAATTGGGAGGAGAGATTTTAACAATAGGATCAGATTCACATATAAAAGAGCATCTAACTATGGATTTTAATATTGTCTATGATTTTTTAAAGAGTATAGGAGTTAAATATATTTGTAGTTTTGATAAGATGAATCCAGTTTTTAAAAAGTTAAAATAA
- a CDS encoding META domain-containing protein: MKKSLLILAMAATLLGGCTALEKTNEAAEKVSTVTKTAQTMLDINSIKGVEYTLENSDITITFDTNKVYGFSGVNRYFGGVEIQGDTITIGNLASTMMAGPKEKMEEESNYLKTLSSVNKMAIENNQIILSGTEKTLKFIKK; the protein is encoded by the coding sequence ATGAAAAAGTCTTTATTAATATTAGCAATGGCAGCAACTTTATTAGGAGGATGTACAGCTTTGGAAAAAACAAATGAAGCAGCAGAAAAAGTAAGTACAGTAACTAAAACAGCTCAAACAATGTTAGATATTAACTCAATAAAAGGAGTTGAATATACTTTAGAAAATTCAGATATAACTATTACATTTGATACTAATAAAGTTTATGGATTCTCTGGAGTAAATAGATACTTTGGTGGAGTTGAAATACAAGGAGATACAATAACAATAGGAAATTTAGCATCAACTATGATGGCAGGACCAAAAGAAAAAATGGAAGAGGAATCAAATTATTTAAAAACTTTATCTTCAGTTAATAAAATGGCAATAGAAAATAATCAAATTATCTTATCAGGAACTGAAAAAACTTTAAAATTTATAAAAAAATAA